Sequence from the Gloeocapsopsis dulcis genome:
GCGTAGCATGGGTAAAGCAGTTCGTGGATTTCAAGAAGCTTCTAAAGAGTTTGAAAATGAGTTCAAGCACGAAGCCGAACAAATTGAGCAAGCTGTGCAGACAACTGCAGAATTAGAACCAAAACAAATTGCTGCTGCTGAAACCTCAGAAAATAATACAACTTCATCACAGCAGAGTTAAGCCTTGATTTAAGAAGAATATAAACAAGCTAGTCATGACAAAAACTGCTGCACCATCAGTAGTTATTCCTCAACTAATTGTCGGATTGGGGAATCCAGAACCTAAATACGAACAAACTCGACATAACATTGGCTTTATGGCTGTGGATGCTTTGGCGCGTTCCTGGAATATCCCCTTATCAGAAAATCGCAAGTTTCAGGCAGAGTTTGGCGAAGGTGTCAGCCCAAACCGTGCAAAAATTCGCTTACTCAAGCCGCTGACTTACATGAATCTTTCAGGACAAGCAATCCGTGCAGTTGTTGATTGGTTTAAACTGCCTCCCGAGTCAATCTTGGTCATTTACGATGATATGGATTTACCCGTAGGAAAAATCCGGTTACGCCTATCAGGTTCGGCTGGGGGACACAATGGTATGAAAAGTGCGATCGCCCACCTCGGTACGCAAAACTTTCCTCGCTTACGGATTGGCATTGGTAAGCCAGAACAAGCTGCTAACAATAACGGTAAAACAATTTCTCATGTTTTAGGACGATTCTCTGCGTCAGAAAATCAAGTTGTTACTAAACTTTTACCGTTAGTCGTTGAGTGTGTCGAACTGTGTCTAAAGCAGGGAGTAGAAAAAGCCATGAATCGCTATAACACAGTTGATCTTGCCACCAAAGACTTCTAGTCTACCTAACAAAGACTAAAGCGAACTTTTGTACAACGACAAAGTCCGCTTGTTCACATCAATATAATACTTTTGATGTTATTCCAGCGACTTGCCAAACTGAACGAGGTCAAGCACAACTGGTAATAATCTTATCTAAAACGTCTCTTCCGTCGTGCTGCAACTGCCTTACGCTTGCGCTTTTCTTGGGGTGTTTCAAAATGCCGATGATATTTCACATCTGCGAGAATGCCAGCTTTTGAAACTTGGCGTTTAAATCGCCGCAAAGCTGAATCAATACCCTCATTTTCTCCTAAAAGCACTTGGGTCATTATTGCTCCTTTTTGAATTCAACTAATCTAAATTGTAGTGCTGCTTTAGATCGATCTAAAAGTTCAGCTTAAACATGGATCAGAGATCAATTTATAGAGCAGAGAAAGCAAAGGAAGATGTAGCGAAGGATTTCTTAGAGCAAGGACTAATGAGACTGAGAGGGGTCATTATCTTGATAAACCGCTAGCCCCTATTGCTCTAGTCACTAATCACTCATCACTAACCACTTGCCCCTCGCTCACGCTTTCTTAATAGCGTCCCCGCGAAAATTTACCATTACCGCCACCACGATCATCTCTGTAACGATTACCTCGGTCTTCGCGGGGTTTAGCTTTATTTACCTTCAAGTTACGTCCCATCCACTCAGCACCATCCAAAGCATCGATTGCTGCGGTTTCTTCTGCTTCAGAAGACATTTCTACAAAACAAAAACCACGGGGACGCCCTGTTTCGCGGTCTGTAGGAACTTGAACTTGTTTAACGTTACCGTACTCTCCAAAAACTGCAAGGATATCTTCTTGAGTAACTTGGTAGGATAAATTACCTACGTAGATCGACATTCAATATCTCCAAAAAAAAAATCAATTGCGTTGTAAAGCTCCAGTTCCGGAGATATGCCTGTCAACCCAGAAAAAACGTTCTGTAGCAAAAACAAAGCTTTCTAACCGAATCTGACTCACGGCTGCTAATTTAACACAAAATTTAGCGTGAGTGGTAAGGGGTAAAGGGTAAGAGCAATTCAAATTTACAATTGCTCCTAGTGTACTTGTTTAGATTGATCGCTGTTGTACTTTATTCAGGTAGCAACTCTTTAACAATTGTGAAACGGATATGATTTATGGCAATGTCACCAAGCGAAATCTCCTCTAGTGGTAAACCTTTGCTAGTGACTGTTTCAAACGATATTCCTTTACCAATTTCGATGTGATACCAAGCTAATCCCATAAAAAAGCGTGAAGGATATGGACCGTTTTCTCCCACATCATCAGGATTAGACTCCATAGGTAGCCACTTATCTAGTCCTGGTACGTAGAACTCTAGCCAAACATGATTAAAATCTGGTTGCAGCGGAACGCCTTGCTGTTCTGCATAAGCTGGACATTTGTATCGACCAATTGTCCGGCAGGCGATACCATTAAGACGCAATAAGGCAAGTAAGACACCAACATACTCACCACATGAACCAATACCGCGATCTAAAACGACATCAGGTGTATCGATATGTGGTTTAATTCCGTAAGAAAGTTCATCATAAACGTAGTTACGAATTTTATAGACTTTACGGAGAAGGTTGGTTTCTGTTCCTACAGCTTCTTTCGCAGCACGACGGACAACTAGTTGATCCATCGCTAACTCGTCATCATCTACCAAATAGCGGGCTTGAAACTCTGGTGATAAATCGGGAAGATTTTCAACATCTCTAGGAATTAAACGATACTTAATTCCACGCACCTCGACTAATGCTTTCCAGCCAAAAATATGTCTTTCACTCGGTTGAAGACTATCAAATTTAAATACTGCTACCCGTTGTCCTTCCACGACTTCTTCCGTGAAGGGTAAACCAACAGGCTCAATGTGTTTGACTTTTTGACGATCAGTTTCTGCTGGTAAAGCAATACGCCATTCTACTTGCTGCAAAGCAGAAACATCCTCTAGGGGAGCAATTTCCTCAGTATAAATCATCTCCAGTAAGTAGCCGTTGGAGAGGGCAAAATGCTCAGTAGGATTGTAGTGATAGTCTAAAGGATGAACAAAAGTGCGATCGCGATAAGTTAATTCGTGAGATGGCTCTGCGTTCGGGTTATCGCGGATATAAGCTTCTTCATCAGCATAGGCAACATAGAGCGTTTCACCAGCCTGATCGCGATAAAATGCCAAACCCGTAGGAAAAGCAAATGGAGTTAATACACTAAATTTAATGTTCCCAGTAGCGCGTTCTAGGCAATAAACGCTTTGTTCCGTTGTATCGCAAACCCATAATTCTTCATCACGAACTGTAATATTTTCTACACCTACTCCTGGAGCATAGAACTGGGTAATTTGGCGTTTTGTTTGCCGATCAAAAATTAGAATGTCACCCATCTTCTGACAAGTTACATAAACTGTGTTTTGCCACACCGCAACACCATTGGCAGGATGTGGTAGGCTAACAAATTCTTGTAACTTAAAGTCACCCAATTGACAGCAGTATACTGTGTTTTCCCGCGTTAACCATAGCGTATCCTCCCACAGCGCTATTCCAGTCGCATCTATAAATTCAGCAGTGGCGTGAGGATTAATAATTGTCGTATTGTCATTAGCAAGATCAATTTCTAATAAATGACCTTTGATCGTATCAATAGCAATAAGTTTGCGATCTACGAACGCGATGCCATGCAGTGCCGCAGCACCGATTGGTCGGATTGTGCGCCATAAAGAGTTGCGAGAAGTGGGTGTTGCAATCATAGACACAATGAATACGCCTTTACTGAATGCCTGGATGTTTTGATTTACAAGGATTTGAGTAGAACAATACACCCCTACTGAGTCTAATCCTAAATCTGTAGCAGAAATTTTGACTGTTTAGCAGGAACACTACTAAGGACTTAAGCGGGCATATAAGACACACCTTTTTAAGCTGGCTAATAGTTGTAGTCACCAAAAACCATTGAGCAATTACCAGCCTTCACATTACATTTATTTTCATGTATTTATCTAAAGTATTAATTTTTTATTAGTTTTCCTAGACTATCTTGCGATCGCATCTCTTGGCGTCTTGCCAAAGAACGAAGTCTTTAGCGGGGATGTGACAATAAGTTGCTCTACACATAACTCAAAGGTAATAGCTAATCTATGATAAATGTCTATACTCCTTTGCTAAGAGCTATTTCATGTCTGCACATTCTCTGCCTGATTCAACACCTGTATGGCACACCTTGGATGTTGATAAGACGTTACAACTGTTAGCTAGCGATCGTACAGGTTTGTCCTCGCAAGAAGTACAACAGAGATTACGCAAATACGGACTCAATGAACTTACAGAAACGGGTGGTCGTAGTTCTTGGGTAATTTTTCTGGATCAGTTCAAAAATATTATGTTGGTGATGCTGATTGCTGTTGCAGTCATCTCAGCATTTTTGGACTTACAGGATAATGAATTTCCCAAAGATGCGATCGCGATTGGTTTAATTGTTGTTCTCAATGGTATTCTCGGCTATTTACAAGAAAGTCGTGCTGAAAAAGCCTTAGCTGCACTCAAACGTCTTTCTGCACCATTAGTCCGCACGATCCGCGACGGCAAAATTATTGAAGTCGAGGCAAAAGAACTTGTCCCAGGAGATATTATGCTCTTGGAAGCAGGAGTACAGCTTGCCGCAGATGGGCGCTTGATTGAAGAACAAAACTTACAAGTCCGCGAAGCAGCACTTACCGGAGAAGCCCAAGCGGTTGAAAAAGCAGATGTTCAACTTCAGGAAAATATTAGCCTCGGCGATCGCGTCAACATGGTGTTTCAGGGCACTGAAGTTGTGCAAGGACGAGCCAAAGTAGTTGTCACTGGCACTGGAATGCAGACTGAACTAGGGCGGATTGCCGCGATGATTCAGTCGGTAGAAAGTGAACCAACACCTCTACAGCAGCGGATGTCTCAACTAGGAAACGTACTCGTCGGGGGTTCGCTGATCTTAGTTGCTTTAGTAGTTGTTGGCGGAATACTGCAAAACAGTAACTTTGATTTAACAAACCTTAATTTTGGGAACTTTGATGAATTGCTTGAAGTTTCTTTGAGTATGGCAGTCGCTGTCGTACCAGAAGGTTTACCTGCTGTGATCACTGTTACCTTAGCGCTTGGAACACAGCGCATGGTACGCCGTCACGCATTGATTCGTAAATTACCAGCCGTCGAAACTCTCGGTAGTGTCACAACGATTTGCTCGGATAAAACGGGAACTTTGACACAAAACAAGATGGTGGTGCAAGCAGTTGCTGTTCACAATAAAGATTTTCAAGTCACTGGAGAAGGATATACCCCCCACGGACAGTTTCTATTACACAGTCAAAACATTGAAGTTGACGAACATCCTGAACTTCAAGCATTACTCATTGCTTGTGCTTTATGTAACGATGCTATTTTGCAGCAGGAACAAGAACAGTGGACGATTTTAGGAGATCCTACAGAAGGCGCACTCCTATCGCTTGCAGGTAAAGCAGGTATAGAAAAAGATCAATGGGAAGCACAACTACCCCGCGTAGCAGAGTTTCCCTTTTCTTCTGAACGCAAACGCATGAGCGCGATCTGTAGTGCCGAGTATCAAGCACAAAACGATTCTCTGGCTTTGGGCAATGCAACGCCTTATTTGATGTTTACCAAAGGTTCTCCCGAATTAACGCTAGCGCGTTGTCACCGCATTCATTGTGGCGATCGCGCTACACCACTTTCTGAAGCACAACGACAGGAGATTTTGGCACAAAATAACGCAATGGCAGGTAAAGGTTTAAGAGTACTAGGTTTTGCCTATAAACCACTTGCTACATTACCCGACGAAGGCTCTGAAGACATATCCGAGCGAGAATTAATTTGGCTAGGATTAGTCGGGATGCTCGATGCACCACGCCCCGAAGTCCGCGAAGCTGTTGCCCGTTGTCGAGAAGCTGGGATTCGCCCTGTGATGATTACTGGAGATCATCAATTAACCGCACAAGTGATCGCCGCCGATTTAGGCATTGCTCAGTTAAGTGATCGCGTTCTGACTGGTCAAGAATTAGCACACATTAGCCAGCCCGAACTCGAAAAACAAGTTGATCTTGTTAGTATTTACGCACGAGTTTCCCCAGAACACAAATTACGCATTGTGCAGGCATTACAACGACGTGGCAGATTTGTGGCAATGACAGGCGATGGTGTCAATGATGCACCTGCACTGAAACAAGCCGATATTGGCATTGCGATGGGAATTACCGGAACCGATGTCAGTAAAGAAGCAAGCGACATGGTGCTGCTTGATGACAATTTTGCCACAATTGTCGCTGCTACCGAAGAAGGTCGAGTTGTCTATACAAATATTCGCCGATTTATCAAATACATTCTTGGCAGTAATATTGGTGAAGTTCTTACTGTTGCTGCTGCACCCTTAATTGGCTTGGGTGGTGTACCCTTAAGTCCGCTACAAATTTTGTGGATGAATTTAGTCACTGACGGTTTACCTGCACTTGCTTTAGCAGTAGAACCCGCTGAGCCAGACGTGATGAAACGTCCTCCTTTTAGTCCGCGAGAAAGTATCTTTGCACGAGGACTGGGTTTTTACATGATTCGCATTGGCATTATTTTTGCGATCATCTCAGTCTCCTTGATGGTATGGGCTTATTACCATACCAATACACCAGAATACCCGCGCGATCCTAGAACATGGAGAACTATGGTGTTTACTACCTTGTGTTTAGCACAGATGGGTCATGCAATAGCCGTTCGTTCTAACACGCGACTGACAATAGAACAAAATCCTTTCTCAAACCGTTATCTCCTAGCCGCTGTTGTCGTAACAGCAATATTGCAACTCATGCTTGTCTACGTTCCACCTCTGCGAGCATTTTTTGATACGTACTGGCTTAGTCCACTAGAACTCGCAATTTGCTTTGGTTTTAGTACTTTACTTTTTGTCTGGGTTGAATTAGAAAAGCTATTCTTTCGGATCAACACTTCACGACTCTCTTAAGCTCAACACTGATTATGAGTAACTCTCTGTCTCCTCTGCTTCCTCGATAACCATGTACTTAAAAACTTTACATCTACAGCAATTTCGTAACTATCAACAGCAGTGGGTTGAGTTTTTGGCTCCAAAAACAATTTTGGTGGGGAATAATGCACAAGGCAAGTCAAATTTATTAGAGGCGGTAGAATTACTGGCAACATTGCGATCGCATCGCATCACACGCGATCGCGATTTAGTTCGTGAAGGAGAATTGATTAGTAAAATTAGTGCGACACTAGAACGTCAAACAGGAATTACTGACTTGTCGCTTATTCTCCGGCGTAATGGTAGGCGGACAGTTGCGCTCAACAGCGAAAATATCAGGCGACAAATGGACTTTTTGGGCATTCTTAATGCAGTACAGTTTTCTAGCCTTGACTTAGATTTAGTTCGTGGTGGACCCGATCAGCGTCGCACTTGGTTGGATACATTGTTAATTCAGTTAGAACCTGTTTATGCCCATATTTTGCAACAGTATAACCAGGTATTACGACAGCGAAATGCTTTGTTGAAAAAAATTCAGAGTTCAGATGGACATTCAGAAGAATTGACAGTCTGGAATGAGCAATTAGTCAGTGCAGGTATTAGAGTTATCAGAAGGCGATCGCGGGCGATCGCACTTTTGGCTCCGGTTGCGGCTAATTGGCATGAAAGTATTAGTGGTAGCACTGAAGTTTTGCAAGTGAAATACGCACCGAACGTAGTCACAGATAATAGCTTAGATGATTTACAGCAGGCATTCGTCGAAAAGATTGCCAATAGAGCGATCGCAGAACAACACCAAGGGACAACTTTGGTTGGTCCCCATCGTGATGAAGTAGAATTGACAATTAATCAAACACCAGCACGTGCCTACGGATCTCAAGGACAACAACGGACTTTAGTTCTCGCACTCAAACTAGCAGAACTGAAACTGATTGAAGAAGTCGTTGGGGAATCACCGTTACTACTACTCGATGACGTTCTGGCTGAACTCGATCTTCATCGTCAAAATCAGTTACTTGATGCCATTCAAGATCGATTTCAAACCTTGATCACGACTACCCACTTAGGATCGTTTGATGCTCAGTGGCTCAAAGCGTCTCAAATTCTCCACGTTCAAGCAGGACAAATCAGATCATCTCCAGTTGAGTAATGCAGGGGACAGAGGTTAGAGGTCTGAGGAAGCTACGCAGACCTACGGTTCAGGGTGATGATTTTTTGTAGCCACTCTTGCTATCCAATCCGTCTTTCAATTTGCTTAAAAACGCTCAGCACAAGTAAACCAAGGATCGCGCTAATTAAACTTAATTGCCACAATCCACACCCAGATACAACACCTAAAGCCGCAGAAACCCAAATTGCCGCAGCAGAAGTTAACCCGCGAATATCAGCAAGTTCGCCATCACGATCGCGTGTAGCTCGTAAAATCTCTCCAGCACCGAGAAAACCGATACCAGCCGCAACGCCTTGAATAACACGGCTGATCGCATCAGGACTATCTGAGTGTACGCCCATTTGCAGTGGAATCAGCACAAATAAGGCAGAACCAAAACTCACCAACATGTGAGTTCTTAAGCCAGCTGGTTTATTGCGCAGTTGGCGCTCTAAGCCAATGATTGCTCCTACAATCAGCGCAATACATATTCTAAAGACAACACTCGGTATGTCACTAGGAGAAACAAAGTAAGTACTGGTCAATATCTTGTTAATCTCAACTAAGGTTATAAATTAAATTTATACATAAGAGTGAGTCACTTTTTTATGACTAAAGAACTATGCCTAGAGGAGAACTTTGCAGGGTAAAGCTACGCGATCGCAAATGTTGTGTGCTAGCTTGTAAATCCTGTCTTGAGTGTTTTTGTTTGTAGTGATGTATTTTTCCTGGATTCGGCTCATCCGCTATTCGTTTGCGAGTCATGAGTGATTCCACTGAGGTGGATTGCACAAGTAAAATTTTCACATGGAACCGGATTTATCCCCAAACCCACGTCAGCCGCGTCGCACTTGGATTCCTTATTTTGTCTTAGCAGTAACCTTGTTAATTACTGGAATTGCGACTTTTTATGTTGCACGAACGGCGAGAACGAAAGATCAGTTACGTTTTGAAAATGCTGCTGAGTTTACCAAAGATGAGATTAAAAGTCGTTTAAACAATTATGTTTCACTGTTACGCGGTGGAAGTGGTTTGTTCGCAGCAACCGATCAAGTCACTCGCGAGGATTTTCGTGCTTACGTACAACAGTTGGAGTTACGCGATCGCTATTCAGGAATCCAAGGTATCGGTTTTTCTGTTAAAACGACATCCGATCGAAAAGATGCGCTCGTTGCCGAACTGCGTCAACAAGGGATACAAATTACAATTCGCCCCGAATCCCCTCGTAGCGAGTATCACTCAATTATCTACCTTGAACCTTTAGATCGTAGAAACGAAGCGGCTATTGGGTTTGATATGTTTACCGAAAAAGTCCGCCGTGCAGCAATGGAACGGGCGCGTGACACTGGTACTGCAGCCGCATCAGGAAAAGTAACTCTTATACAAGAAATTGACAGTTATAAGCAAGCAGGCTTTCTCATTTATTTTCCTGTTTATAGAAATGGCTCTAATCCAAAAACAGTGGCACAGAAACAAGCCGCTTTAGAGGGATTTGTTTATAGTCCTTTTCGTGTAGATGACTTGCTGCGCGATGTAATTAGCGAACAATACTCTTATGTAGACTTTCAAGTTTATGACGGAACCGAAATTATTTCCCAAAATTTATTGTATCGCTCAAATCCCGACAGTTTTAACCATCACTCAAGTTTAACAACAACGACAACGATTAATATTGCTGGACGAACCTGGAGTCTTGTGTTTACTACACGTCCTGAGTTTGTCAATACATCAGAAGCAGGGTTAGTACCATATATTTTCTTTGGGGGAGTTGCGATTAGTATGGTGCTATTCGGACTCACGCGATCGCAAGCCCGCGCTAAAACTGCAGCCGAAAAAGCTGTAGCTCAAATGCACCGTTCGCAAGCAGCACTGCGTACGAGTGAATCGCGTTTTCGCTGCTTAATCGAGGCTGACATTATTGGCATTATTACTGCTGATTTAGATGGCAAAATTATAGAAGCAAATGACGCCTTTTTAAAAATGGTTGGGTATCAACGCGATGAACTGCAAGAAATTCGTTGGGATACTTTGACACCACCTGAATATCATCATTTAGATCAACACGCAAGTCAAGAAATTAGGACATTTGGAGCTTGTCATCCGTTTGAAAAAGAATATATTCGCAAAGATGGCAGTCGCATTTCTGTTTTACTTGGTGGTGCAACAGTCGAAGGAACTCAAAATATTTGTATTGCTTTTGTGCTTGACTTAACTGAGCGTAAGCACCTAGAAAATACCTTACGACACCAAACGGAAGAACTCGCAGAAGCCAACCGCTTGAAAGATGACTTTTTAGCTGTCGTATCGCACGAACTACGCACGCCTTTAAATGCCATACTGGGCTGGGTACAATTGTTGCGCAGTCGCCGGATGGATGAAGCAAAGACAAATAAAGCCTTAGAAGTGATTGAGCGTAATGCAAAAGTGCAAACGCAACTTATTGAAGATTTATTAGATACTTCCCGCTTGATTCGCGGTCAATTATACTTACAGATGCGCCTTGTAGATATGACAGTCGTGATCGCTGATGCAATTGATTCTGTACAACCAGCAGCCGCAGCCAAAAAAATTCAGATTGACAGCGCCGCTTCTGAGATTGGGATAGTTTGGGGCGATCGCGATCGCTTGCAACAAATTGTCTGGAATCTTTTGTCGAATGCAATCAAATTCACTCCTGATGGCGGTCAAGTCGAAGTTAAACTTAATTGCGTCGATCAGTCTATTGAAATCCAAGTCAGCGACACAGGAATTGGTATTAGCCCTGAGTTTTTGCCCTATATCTTTGATCGTTTCCGACAAGCTGAAAGTGCAACGACTCGCTCTAGCAGTGGCTTAGGGCTGGGATTAGCGATTGTTCGTCATCTGGTAGAATTGCATGGTGGTACTATTCGTGCTACTAGCGCTGGAATTGGACGCGGAGCAACTTTCATTGTCAAACTACCATTGTGGAATTGTTCCCAAAAAAAAGTTGTCACAGAAGATCTGTTAGCACCTAGGCAAATACGAGAGAACAAGAGAATAATACATTAAGTATTAGTATATTCAGAACTGACAATATTAGGAAGCGTGGTAATTGGGGCGCATGATTTTTTCAACCTGCTAATTCTTGAACCATAAAAATGTGGAAAAAATACACTGGCTGGAGCAAATTCAATCTTCGGAACATACTTTAATAGGCGTTCAAGCATTACAACTCAGCCAGTTGCTACAACGCGGCTATCCAGTCAAACCAGGTTTTGTGGTGACTGAGGTATGGCGACAATTTTCAGATTGTCTTTTCAGTTCAACCGAAATAACTGAATTGCTTCATACTTATCTTCATGTCAATGTCGATGATTGGCAACAACTGCAGCAGGTAGCACAAAAACTACGTCAAGCAATAATTCAAAAATTCTCAGTAGTCGATTTAAGTCATGCGATCGCAACAGCGGCGAATCGTTGGCAAACACCAACACTCATTTTTCACCCTGAAGTATTGCTACTACAAAATCAGCAAAATGTGTTACCAGCACAAGTAAGTATTAATAATCCAGAAGCGATCGCCCAAAAATTGCTGCGAATTTGGAGTCAACTATTTAGTGCTAGAAGTTTATTCTATTGGCGGCATATTGATATTGATATAAGGCATCTTGATATTGCTGTTCTCGTACAACCATTGCATAATGCGATCGCTTCGGGCGTACTGAAGTGTCAAGTCGCTAAGTTAGAAATTCAAGCAACTTATGGTTTAGGACTAGCAATTACTCGGGGAGAAGTTATTCCAGATACTTACATAGTAGATAGTAATGGAGCAGTGCGATCGCAATTGGGTAATAAAACAATTGCTTATGGTGTTGCTAACTTGCCATTACCTCCACAATTCACACATCTTCTCCCTTCCGATCAAGATGAGTTGCAATATCTACTCAATGGACAACAATATGCACTAAAAGAGCAGGAATTACAACAACTCATTCGTCTTGGACAAGAATTAAGCGCCACACACCCAGCGCTAGCTTATGAGTGGGCATTTGAACTTAAAGACGCTGATGCTCCACAGTTACTCATTACACAATGCCACAACTTTCCAACTGCGTCCCAACTCCCGCCTTCTCCCTCATTGCTACAAGGGCTAGCAGCCGCGCCAGGGCACTCGATTGCACCTGCCTATGTTGTAAGCAATCTTCAGCAAATACCGTCACACTTACCCCCAGGAGTGATTATTGTCGCCGCTACAATCTCACCTGATTGGTTGCCTTTATTACAACACGCTGCTGGCTTTGTGACTGAACGCGGAGGTTTAACTTCGCATAGTGCTATCTTGGCAAGGGAACTGGGAATTCCAGCAATAGTTAGTGTACCGCAGGCGACTCAGATAGTTAAAACTAATGACTTAATTGATTTAGATGGAAGTCGCGGTGAAATTCGTTTGAGACAGCAGCCACAGATGCGATCGCATTTAGGAGGAACTCGTCATCTAAGCTGGAACAAGCGCGATCAATCTCAGCCAATCAAATCTTCAATACTGCAAGCCTCACATACTCCTACAGTACCTATTGCAACTCAACTTTTCGTCAACTTCAGTCAGCCGCATCTGTTAGATAAAGTGCTAAATTTACCAGTTGATGGCTTGGGCTTGTTACGCTCTGAGATGATGTTACTCAATATGCTAGAGGGACGAATAACAGCATGGCTGCCACAGCATAAGCAAGAATTAATCGAACGTTGGCAAGAACAAATTTCTCAGTTTGTCCAGGTGTTTGCTCCTAAGCCTGTCTTCTATCGGTCGCTCGATTGGCGATCGCCAGAGTTTCAATTACTGTCTAATTCTGTGTTTGGTCGTCATGATAGTTTGAGCTATTTGCAAGATCCAACGCTGTTTGATTTGGAACTCAGCGTTTTAGCGGCTGTACGCCAATCTGGCTACGATAACGTTCACTTAATTTTACCATTTATCCGTACTGTTGAAGAATTTGTCTTCTGTCGTCAGCGAGTTGAGCAAGTTGGATTAACTCAATCTCCACAATTTCAGTTATGGATTATGGCAGAAGTTCCATCAGTGTTGTTTTTGCTTCCGGAATATGTTAAGGCAGGCGTTCAGGGCGTTTCCATTGGGACAAATGATTTAACTCAGCTATTACTTGGAGTTGATCGTGATTTGGGAGTAACAACGGCTTTGAATGCTCGTCATCCAGTTGTGATGCAGGCGATCGCCCAAATTATTCTACAAGCC
This genomic interval carries:
- the recF gene encoding DNA replication/repair protein RecF (All proteins in this family for which functions are known are DNA-binding proteins that assist the filamentation of RecA onto DNA for the initiation of recombination or recombinational repair.) — translated: MYLKTLHLQQFRNYQQQWVEFLAPKTILVGNNAQGKSNLLEAVELLATLRSHRITRDRDLVREGELISKISATLERQTGITDLSLILRRNGRRTVALNSENIRRQMDFLGILNAVQFSSLDLDLVRGGPDQRRTWLDTLLIQLEPVYAHILQQYNQVLRQRNALLKKIQSSDGHSEELTVWNEQLVSAGIRVIRRRSRAIALLAPVAANWHESISGSTEVLQVKYAPNVVTDNSLDDLQQAFVEKIANRAIAEQHQGTTLVGPHRDEVELTINQTPARAYGSQGQQRTLVLALKLAELKLIEEVVGESPLLLLDDVLAELDLHRQNQLLDAIQDRFQTLITTTHLGSFDAQWLKASQILHVQAGQIRSSPVE
- a CDS encoding MgtC/SapB family protein is translated as MTSTYFVSPSDIPSVVFRICIALIVGAIIGLERQLRNKPAGLRTHMLVSFGSALFVLIPLQMGVHSDSPDAISRVIQGVAAGIGFLGAGEILRATRDRDGELADIRGLTSAAAIWVSAALGVVSGCGLWQLSLISAILGLLVLSVFKQIERRIG
- a CDS encoding CHASE domain-containing protein, translating into MEPDLSPNPRQPRRTWIPYFVLAVTLLITGIATFYVARTARTKDQLRFENAAEFTKDEIKSRLNNYVSLLRGGSGLFAATDQVTREDFRAYVQQLELRDRYSGIQGIGFSVKTTSDRKDALVAELRQQGIQITIRPESPRSEYHSIIYLEPLDRRNEAAIGFDMFTEKVRRAAMERARDTGTAAASGKVTLIQEIDSYKQAGFLIYFPVYRNGSNPKTVAQKQAALEGFVYSPFRVDDLLRDVISEQYSYVDFQVYDGTEIISQNLLYRSNPDSFNHHSSLTTTTTINIAGRTWSLVFTTRPEFVNTSEAGLVPYIFFGGVAISMVLFGLTRSQARAKTAAEKAVAQMHRSQAALRTSESRFRCLIEADIIGIITADLDGKIIEANDAFLKMVGYQRDELQEIRWDTLTPPEYHHLDQHASQEIRTFGACHPFEKEYIRKDGSRISVLLGGATVEGTQNICIAFVLDLTERKHLENTLRHQTEELAEANRLKDDFLAVVSHELRTPLNAILGWVQLLRSRRMDEAKTNKALEVIERNAKVQTQLIEDLLDTSRLIRGQLYLQMRLVDMTVVIADAIDSVQPAAAAKKIQIDSAASEIGIVWGDRDRLQQIVWNLLSNAIKFTPDGGQVEVKLNCVDQSIEIQVSDTGIGISPEFLPYIFDRFRQAESATTRSSSGLGLGLAIVRHLVELHGGTIRATSAGIGRGATFIVKLPLWNCSQKKVVTEDLLAPRQIRENKRIIH
- a CDS encoding putative PEP-binding protein, with translation MEKIHWLEQIQSSEHTLIGVQALQLSQLLQRGYPVKPGFVVTEVWRQFSDCLFSSTEITELLHTYLHVNVDDWQQLQQVAQKLRQAIIQKFSVVDLSHAIATAANRWQTPTLIFHPEVLLLQNQQNVLPAQVSINNPEAIAQKLLRIWSQLFSARSLFYWRHIDIDIRHLDIAVLVQPLHNAIASGVLKCQVAKLEIQATYGLGLAITRGEVIPDTYIVDSNGAVRSQLGNKTIAYGVANLPLPPQFTHLLPSDQDELQYLLNGQQYALKEQELQQLIRLGQELSATHPALAYEWAFELKDADAPQLLITQCHNFPTASQLPPSPSLLQGLAAAPGHSIAPAYVVSNLQQIPSHLPPGVIIVAATISPDWLPLLQHAAGFVTERGGLTSHSAILARELGIPAIVSVPQATQIVKTNDLIDLDGSRGEIRLRQQPQMRSHLGGTRHLSWNKRDQSQPIKSSILQASHTPTVPIATQLFVNFSQPHLLDKVLNLPVDGLGLLRSEMMLLNMLEGRITAWLPQHKQELIERWQEQISQFVQVFAPKPVFYRSLDWRSPEFQLLSNSVFGRHDSLSYLQDPTLFDLELSVLAAVRQSGYDNVHLILPFIRTVEEFVFCRQRVEQVGLTQSPQFQLWIMAEVPSVLFLLPEYVKAGVQGVSIGTNDLTQLLLGVDRDLGVTTALNARHPVVMQAIAQIILQAKQAGIPCSICGQAPVLYPEIIDSLVRWGITAISVEADAVEQTYQAIARAEQRLLLEHARHQLPQPKTIKFATEIIGQALKY